A stretch of Arachis hypogaea cultivar Tifrunner chromosome 15, arahy.Tifrunner.gnm2.J5K5, whole genome shotgun sequence DNA encodes these proteins:
- the LOC112749945 gene encoding upstream activation factor subunit UAF30: MAASLGVFSGMSFVAAEAPSGSLFRSVAVAVHVPPKGGRVLGAVRAVTSATVSETPSSPKVRGIMKPRKISPEMQAICGVSEISRTQALKQIWAYIKENNLQDPENKKIIICDEKLKKIFAERDQVGMLEIAGLISPHFLK, translated from the exons ATGGCAGCGTCTCTGGGAGTGTTTTCCGGAATGAGCTTCGTGGCGGCCGAGGCGCCCTCAGGAAGCCTCTTCAGGTCTGTGGCTGTGGCTGTTCATGTCCCGCCGAAGGGGGGAAGGGTGCTGGGGGCTGTGCGAGCGGTGACGTCGGCGACGGTGTCGGAGACTCCTTCGAGCCCTAAGGTAAGGGGCATAATGAAGCCCCGCAAAATCTCTCCGGAGATGCAAGCCATCTGCGGCGTCTCCGAGATTTCTCGAACCCAGGCTCTCAAGCAGATTTGGGCCTACATCAAGGAAAACAATCTTCAg GATCCTGAAAACAAGAAGATCATAATTTGTGATGAAAAGCTGAAGAAGATATTTGCTGAGAGAGATCAAGTTGGCATGCTTGAGATTGCTGGATTAATTAGCCCACACTTTCTTAAATGA